From a single Methylacidiphilum kamchatkense Kam1 genomic region:
- a CDS encoding ABC transporter permease: MKSYFVSPVAYILLFSCSLINGASFVFWLNYLSINNIKEFTLLQACMNAFFFWFLLLVQVPVLTMRSFAEEYKLGTIEMILTAPVREWELVLSKFLGSVCFFAVLWMPMALYLAVLRIVYGHPLGMSVGMIVLPFLMLLLIGMFFISIGLFVSSLTKNQIIAAILSFALIFLIFSLSFLIYLGIGGQTREMISYLSFLDQMDTFSRGIFDSRPVVLLGSATFFFLFLTEKILEWRRLRE, from the coding sequence ATGAAAAGCTACTTTGTTTCTCCAGTAGCTTATATCCTTCTATTTTCTTGTTCTTTGATCAATGGAGCTAGTTTTGTTTTTTGGCTCAACTACCTTTCGATCAATAATATCAAAGAATTTACTCTTTTGCAGGCTTGCATGAACGCCTTTTTTTTCTGGTTTTTGCTCCTTGTTCAAGTACCCGTTTTAACGATGCGATCTTTTGCTGAAGAATACAAATTGGGCACCATTGAAATGATTCTAACTGCCCCTGTGAGGGAATGGGAATTAGTGCTATCCAAGTTTTTAGGCTCTGTTTGTTTCTTTGCTGTTCTTTGGATGCCAATGGCATTGTATTTAGCAGTATTGCGGATAGTTTATGGACATCCCCTTGGGATGAGTGTAGGGATGATTGTTCTTCCTTTCCTAATGCTCCTTCTTATTGGAATGTTCTTCATATCGATTGGCCTTTTTGTTTCATCCCTTACGAAAAATCAGATTATTGCTGCCATTCTTTCTTTTGCCCTTATTTTCCTCATTTTCTCATTAAGTTTTTTGATTTATTTGGGAATTGGTGGGCAAACAAGGGAAATGATTTCTTATCTTTCATTTTTGGATCAAATGGATACTTTTTCGCGGGGTATTTTCGATTCTAGACCCGTAGTTTTATTGGGTTCAGCTACTTTCTTTTTCCTTTTTCTTACAGAAAAAATTTTGGAATGGAGAAGGCTCAGAGAATGA
- a CDS encoding ferritin — protein sequence MLISQKIVPSLYQQIGSEFQAFVLYLAIGSYFEIEALPELSAFFFKQADEERQHALKFIKFLIDNDIPVSIPAIGAVDSSFKDPESAISLSLEREIAVTKEIHDLVRLAKEERDFTSDNFLQWFVKEQLEEVTVMDQLLKMIKRTGKDQIMLVEDYLARKNRLREKNSEAESPMEHPNN from the coding sequence ATGCTTATAAGCCAAAAGATAGTTCCTTCTTTATATCAACAAATCGGCAGTGAATTTCAGGCTTTCGTTCTGTATCTTGCTATCGGTTCTTATTTCGAAATAGAAGCTCTTCCAGAACTTTCAGCTTTTTTTTTCAAACAAGCCGATGAGGAACGTCAACATGCTCTAAAATTTATAAAATTTTTAATTGATAATGATATTCCTGTCAGCATTCCAGCAATAGGAGCAGTAGATTCTTCTTTTAAAGATCCAGAATCTGCTATCAGCTTATCCCTAGAGAGAGAAATAGCCGTTACGAAAGAAATTCATGATCTAGTTCGATTAGCCAAAGAGGAAAGAGACTTTACGTCAGATAATTTTCTTCAATGGTTCGTTAAAGAACAACTCGAAGAAGTTACGGTCATGGATCAGCTTCTGAAAATGATTAAAAGAACCGGAAAAGATCAAATCATGCTTGTAGAAGATTATCTAGCAAGAAAAAACCGTTTAAGAGAAAAAAATTCAGAAGCTGAGTCTCCTATGGAGCATCCTAATAACTGA
- a CDS encoding ParA family protein — protein MKFISIANQKGGVGKTTTAINLSACLAEKGYSTLLVDVDPQSNATSGVGFSLDSGKSLFPVLIGEQLLKDQIISTPYMNLDLIPANLELANWENQQHDPIESFSVFRKIFRESLIGTTYQYVILDCPPALGLLMVNSMVAADWLIIPIQCEYYALEGLAKMFQLLDNLKKLVSAAPNILGILMTMYDSRTNLSQQVVEDVRKHIPKLVFDTIIPRTVRLAEAPSYGKPITLYDPNSIGCISYRKFTEEFLKKIN, from the coding sequence ATGAAATTTATTTCGATTGCAAACCAAAAAGGAGGAGTAGGGAAAACTACAACAGCTATCAACCTTTCAGCTTGTTTAGCCGAAAAGGGATACTCGACGCTGCTAGTCGATGTAGACCCCCAATCCAATGCTACGAGTGGAGTAGGGTTTTCCCTTGATTCTGGAAAAAGCTTATTTCCTGTTTTAATTGGCGAACAACTTTTAAAAGACCAGATTATTTCTACTCCTTACATGAATTTGGACCTTATCCCAGCAAATTTAGAATTAGCCAACTGGGAAAATCAACAACATGACCCAATCGAATCTTTTTCTGTTTTTAGAAAAATCTTTAGAGAATCCCTTATTGGAACAACCTATCAGTATGTCATTCTTGATTGTCCCCCTGCCTTAGGATTACTTATGGTCAACTCGATGGTAGCTGCTGATTGGCTAATCATCCCTATTCAATGCGAATACTACGCTTTAGAAGGATTGGCAAAAATGTTTCAATTGCTTGATAACCTTAAAAAACTGGTTTCAGCAGCCCCCAATATTTTAGGAATACTGATGACCATGTATGATAGCAGAACAAACTTAAGTCAACAAGTTGTTGAAGATGTCCGCAAACATATTCCCAAGCTTGTATTTGATACAATTATTCCCAGAACAGTCCGACTAGCGGAAGCTCCAAGCTATGGAAAGCCCATTACTCTTTACGATCCCAATAGCATAGGCTGCATTAGCTATAGGAAATTCACAGAAGAATTTTTAAAAAAAATCAACTAA
- a CDS encoding DUF4340 domain-containing protein, giving the protein MTKDNEKEDEKFSFNPHPIYHCCFVDWVYLFFDKGKKSTEERQRTENELFHIEAGEINWLQIKSPGESVTLEKKENQWKITSPIHADADERTIDRYLIDLQYLEVRRKIPQNEIPNGDILKQWGFSNPSLEIYFKTSKETHSLIVGRKTAVSELVYAKTSTGSNGPIYLISSSMAESLKKGLDDLRSRVVFHFNQFSIDKCGIRQLNGPSFSDYIVLKKGKQWELQKPVMARADGSKLEDWFNELHSLRIDKFIADDGSNLNQYGLDSPRYQIWIDQSDKKEEEKLLVGNSLPSDPKELYAKMASSNSVFTIQADAVNKIVQNFSDIRDKHVFPAFSEEQVEKIWFRNKDLKLVYVKKGSDWQNEETEKGLANKNKVNEFIDVLRNLEAKDIKQEQMEVKGYGLENPQEDIEIEFNPGLTTDKSQRIELYLGKDENGLIYAKNSIEPFVYAIKDSFIKTLPKDPWDWKDLSIIQLDPQEISQWDVISGNQSFTVQRKDGKFITTGISGLDEEKAKDCLELLAHLKAVRWVGPPSQGMELSKPQTKITIHAKKNYVVLIGVASPTGGRYALLEGNPIAFELEDSVYKRLVEPLHTKTTVQQAMPQAAK; this is encoded by the coding sequence ATGACCAAAGACAACGAGAAAGAAGATGAAAAATTTTCGTTCAACCCTCATCCTATCTATCATTGTTGCTTTGTTGACTGGGTATATTTATTTTTTGACAAGGGTAAGAAGTCTACAGAAGAAAGACAAAGAACAGAAAATGAACTTTTTCATATTGAAGCAGGTGAAATAAACTGGTTGCAGATTAAATCTCCTGGTGAATCCGTTACCTTGGAGAAAAAAGAAAACCAATGGAAGATAACCTCTCCAATTCATGCTGATGCTGATGAAAGGACAATCGATCGGTATCTGATTGATCTTCAATATTTAGAAGTGCGAAGGAAAATTCCCCAGAATGAGATTCCTAATGGCGACATATTAAAACAATGGGGATTTTCTAATCCATCTCTAGAAATCTATTTTAAAACTTCAAAAGAAACACACAGTTTGATTGTTGGTCGGAAAACAGCTGTAAGCGAATTGGTTTATGCGAAAACCTCCACAGGATCCAATGGCCCAATTTATTTAATTAGTTCTAGTATGGCAGAGTCTTTAAAGAAAGGTTTAGATGATTTGCGCAGTCGGGTTGTTTTTCATTTTAATCAGTTTTCGATCGACAAATGCGGGATTAGACAACTCAATGGTCCTTCCTTTTCTGATTATATAGTTTTAAAGAAAGGAAAGCAGTGGGAACTTCAAAAACCTGTTATGGCAAGGGCTGATGGGAGCAAATTAGAGGATTGGTTTAATGAATTGCATTCGCTTCGTATCGACAAGTTTATCGCTGATGATGGGTCCAACCTTAATCAATACGGATTAGATAGTCCAAGATATCAAATTTGGATCGATCAGTCAGATAAGAAGGAGGAAGAGAAACTTTTGGTTGGTAATTCCTTGCCGTCAGATCCAAAGGAGCTATATGCGAAAATGGCTTCGAGTAATTCAGTCTTTACGATCCAAGCAGATGCAGTCAATAAGATCGTACAGAATTTTTCAGATATTCGTGACAAGCATGTGTTTCCTGCTTTTTCAGAAGAGCAGGTTGAAAAGATATGGTTTCGGAACAAAGACCTCAAATTGGTTTATGTGAAAAAAGGCAGTGATTGGCAAAATGAAGAAACTGAGAAAGGACTTGCCAACAAAAATAAGGTTAATGAGTTTATCGATGTATTGCGTAATTTGGAAGCCAAAGACATTAAACAAGAACAGATGGAGGTAAAAGGTTATGGTTTGGAAAATCCCCAAGAGGATATAGAAATTGAATTTAATCCTGGACTAACCACCGATAAATCTCAGCGGATAGAGCTTTATTTAGGGAAAGATGAAAATGGATTAATCTATGCCAAAAACTCTATTGAACCTTTTGTTTATGCTATTAAAGATTCATTTATCAAAACACTCCCTAAAGATCCATGGGATTGGAAGGATCTATCGATTATCCAATTGGATCCCCAAGAAATATCTCAATGGGATGTCATCTCTGGGAATCAATCTTTTACGGTACAGAGAAAAGATGGGAAGTTTATAACCACAGGCATATCTGGACTGGATGAAGAGAAAGCCAAAGATTGCCTTGAGTTGTTAGCGCATCTAAAAGCGGTGAGGTGGGTTGGGCCTCCTTCTCAAGGGATGGAACTTTCCAAGCCCCAAACCAAAATTACAATCCATGCCAAAAAGAACTACGTTGTACTTATTGGAGTTGCTTCGCCGACTGGTGGCAGGTATGCTCTCTTGGAAGGCAATCCGATTGCCTTCGAATTAGAGGATTCAGTTTATAAGAGGCTGGTAGAACCATTACATACAAAAACTACGGTACAGCAAGCTATGCCTCAAGCAGCAAAATAG
- a CDS encoding ABC transporter ATP-binding protein produces MIKVENLVKTYSGYTALQGISFEVKKGEIVGFLGPNGAGKTTTMRILSCYLPPTSGKVEVAGFDVLQKPLEVKKRVGYMPENVPLYTDLRVNEYLRYRAKLKGIRGSMLNERVQSVLKLCHIEDVASSMIGNLSKGYRQRVGLADALVHDPELLILDEPTIGLDPNQIRSVRELIRSLGQHHTIILSSHILSEVEAVCSRVLIINKGKIEAADTPENLSKLVRGGSIGAIRLEILCKPSVGKEAFERLEEVEEVEIVEEYPGGWVILQIWPKPGNDIRDGVYNVIQKNGWKIREMSRIRATLEDIFVELTQD; encoded by the coding sequence ATGATCAAGGTTGAAAATCTGGTAAAAACGTATTCGGGTTATACGGCACTTCAGGGAATTAGTTTTGAAGTAAAAAAGGGAGAAATTGTCGGATTCCTTGGTCCTAATGGGGCAGGGAAGACGACGACCATGCGTATTTTATCTTGTTACCTCCCTCCAACAAGTGGAAAAGTAGAAGTAGCCGGCTTTGATGTTCTTCAGAAGCCTTTGGAGGTTAAGAAAAGAGTAGGGTACATGCCAGAAAATGTTCCCCTATATACGGATTTAAGAGTAAATGAGTATCTAAGGTATAGAGCTAAACTCAAGGGGATTAGGGGCTCAATGCTCAATGAAAGGGTACAATCTGTTTTAAAACTTTGCCATATTGAAGATGTCGCTTCAAGCATGATTGGAAATTTATCCAAAGGGTATCGACAAAGAGTAGGCCTTGCAGATGCCTTGGTGCATGATCCAGAATTGTTGATTTTAGATGAGCCAACTATTGGCTTGGATCCCAATCAGATTAGATCTGTCAGGGAATTAATTCGGAGTTTGGGCCAACATCATACCATCATCTTATCCTCTCATATTTTGAGCGAAGTCGAGGCCGTATGTAGCAGAGTTTTAATTATAAATAAGGGTAAAATAGAAGCTGCGGATACTCCTGAGAATCTCTCAAAACTTGTTAGAGGTGGAAGCATTGGAGCGATTCGACTTGAAATCCTTTGTAAGCCTTCTGTGGGGAAGGAAGCATTCGAACGGTTGGAGGAGGTTGAGGAAGTAGAAATTGTTGAAGAATATCCAGGAGGATGGGTGATTCTACAGATATGGCCTAAACCTGGAAATGATATCAGAGATGGAGTTTATAATGTGATTCAGAAAAATGGTTGGAAAATAAGAGAAATGTCAAGAATAAGAGCAACCTTGGAGGATATTTTTGTCGAATTAACACAAGATTGA
- a CDS encoding M20 family metallopeptidase, with amino-acid sequence MHDAVTEWISNNREKLFQFVQHLIQIPTINPPGKQYAEMVEYLERKLQQIGLETEIVRVPDAMVEKQLGEAFLSFPRYNLIARWNAKAPKTVLFNSHYDVVPVSGKWKHDPFRGEIDDKWIYGRGSADMKGSLAASIFAVEALKTLKIDPLYNVHFALVADEEIGGELGSGFVVKNKLVEPDFVVVCEGGSAKKIGIGHNGILQLNIRVLGTSTHTAYQQKAVNSFLETVHLVEFLEGFFKKILADPKRGYVAPSKEKLKPIVNIGGVVSSGPGSKVNIVSSETTFTIDRRLTPSEKMDRVESEIREAIEKWAKKRGTKVKIEIIHKTEPCALGYNSSFTKSFKSAVEKIKGGKATFTVNRGATDMHFFVKANNCEAIGYGVDGKDIHAIDEKTSLEDLVETTQVYATFLSSPLS; translated from the coding sequence ATGCATGATGCTGTGACCGAATGGATCTCCAACAATCGTGAAAAATTATTCCAATTTGTACAACACCTTATTCAAATCCCAACAATTAATCCACCTGGTAAGCAATATGCAGAAATGGTTGAGTACTTGGAGAGGAAACTGCAGCAGATTGGATTAGAGACAGAGATTGTAAGAGTACCTGATGCAATGGTAGAAAAGCAATTGGGAGAAGCCTTTCTTTCTTTTCCACGCTATAATCTTATAGCCCGATGGAATGCTAAGGCGCCCAAAACGGTCCTTTTTAATTCCCATTACGATGTTGTACCTGTTTCGGGAAAGTGGAAGCATGATCCTTTTCGGGGAGAAATAGACGATAAGTGGATTTATGGAAGAGGTTCTGCAGATATGAAAGGATCTCTTGCCGCAAGCATTTTTGCTGTGGAGGCATTAAAAACCTTAAAAATTGATCCGCTATATAATGTTCATTTTGCTCTTGTCGCTGATGAAGAAATTGGAGGAGAATTGGGTTCTGGGTTTGTGGTGAAAAATAAATTGGTTGAACCAGATTTTGTGGTCGTTTGTGAAGGAGGATCCGCAAAGAAAATAGGGATAGGACATAATGGAATTCTTCAACTGAATATAAGGGTCTTAGGGACTTCAACGCACACGGCGTATCAGCAAAAGGCAGTTAATTCGTTTTTAGAAACGGTCCATTTGGTTGAATTTTTGGAAGGATTTTTTAAGAAAATTTTGGCAGATCCAAAAAGGGGCTATGTGGCTCCTTCGAAAGAAAAACTAAAGCCTATTGTTAATATAGGAGGGGTGGTTAGTTCTGGTCCTGGCTCAAAAGTTAACATTGTCTCTTCAGAGACAACTTTCACAATTGACCGTAGATTGACTCCATCGGAAAAGATGGATCGAGTCGAGAGCGAGATTAGGGAAGCTATAGAAAAATGGGCAAAGAAAAGAGGAACGAAGGTAAAAATCGAAATTATCCACAAAACCGAACCTTGCGCTCTTGGGTATAATTCAAGCTTTACGAAATCATTTAAATCGGCTGTTGAAAAAATAAAAGGAGGCAAAGCAACTTTTACTGTCAACAGAGGAGCAACTGATATGCATTTTTTTGTAAAGGCCAACAATTGCGAAGCAATTGGATACGGAGTCGATGGTAAAGATATCCATGCGATAGATGAGAAAACTTCTCTTGAGGATCTTGTTGAAACGACGCAAGTTTATGCGACCTTCCTTTCTTCTCCATTATCTTGA
- a CDS encoding TldD/PmbA family protein, translated as MNCDRRNFIKGLAGSLLSLKMPTVFSGTLPDAFWSYDQSRRIATVVAESALHTARLYGCQFSDIRICWILKERIISRENRIEELGGSFESGMGIRVLFEGTWGFASSNLLDPNEAADKTKEAVELAKQSLKLNSRRVELEKLPQIQGQWHQDVLMDPFEVPLEEKTSFLLDLNDKAIKAGADFCRSFFLFHKELRIYASSVGSWIEQTFLRTYPKFIVTVVDKKEGKFESRSSFEPPKSGGLEIIEKKALESEVVEATHQAKEKLHAKPVVPGIKDLVLHPTNLWLTIHETIGHSTELDRVMGLESNYAGTSFLKVDQLGNFDFASPIVTIRADRNQPGGLASVGYDDDGIPSSWSNFLIIENGILKNFQMAIGQAHWIGKEKSNGCSYAQSYNFFPIQRMPNISLVPSEKKEQLKDLISGVEDGIYIMGDGSWSIDQQRYNFQFGGQLFYEIKNGEIRQMLRDVIYQGNTQSFWKSCDGICGKDEYKLCGTLFCGKGEPSQSAPVSHGAVPARFRNITILNSRLHT; from the coding sequence TTGAACTGCGATAGAAGAAACTTTATCAAAGGATTGGCAGGAAGCTTGCTTTCCTTAAAAATGCCCACTGTTTTTTCTGGCACTCTTCCAGATGCTTTTTGGAGTTACGACCAGAGCCGGAGAATAGCTACAGTTGTTGCTGAATCAGCCCTCCATACAGCTAGACTCTATGGTTGTCAATTTTCTGATATACGCATCTGTTGGATCCTTAAAGAAAGAATTATTTCAAGAGAAAATAGAATCGAAGAACTGGGAGGCAGTTTTGAATCTGGAATGGGTATTAGAGTCCTTTTTGAAGGAACATGGGGTTTTGCTTCTTCGAATCTGCTTGATCCTAACGAAGCTGCGGATAAAACAAAGGAAGCCGTTGAATTAGCAAAACAAAGCCTCAAATTGAATTCAAGACGTGTTGAATTAGAAAAATTGCCACAAATCCAAGGACAATGGCATCAAGATGTTTTAATGGATCCTTTTGAGGTGCCTCTAGAAGAAAAAACATCGTTTTTACTCGACCTCAATGACAAGGCAATCAAAGCTGGGGCTGATTTTTGTCGATCCTTCTTCTTATTTCACAAAGAACTTAGAATATATGCCTCCTCTGTTGGTTCCTGGATTGAACAAACATTCCTTAGAACATATCCAAAGTTTATCGTTACTGTTGTTGATAAAAAGGAAGGGAAATTTGAAAGCAGATCAAGTTTTGAGCCTCCGAAATCTGGAGGCCTAGAAATTATTGAGAAAAAAGCCCTTGAGAGTGAAGTAGTCGAAGCAACCCATCAGGCCAAAGAAAAATTGCATGCAAAACCTGTTGTACCTGGAATAAAAGACCTTGTCCTCCATCCCACCAATCTTTGGTTAACCATCCACGAAACCATAGGTCATTCTACCGAATTAGATAGGGTTATGGGACTTGAATCCAACTATGCTGGGACTTCTTTTCTAAAAGTTGACCAATTGGGCAATTTTGATTTTGCCAGCCCCATTGTTACCATTAGAGCCGATCGCAATCAGCCAGGTGGACTGGCTTCCGTTGGATATGATGACGACGGGATTCCTTCTAGCTGGTCAAATTTCCTTATCATAGAAAATGGTATTCTTAAAAACTTTCAAATGGCTATTGGACAAGCACATTGGATCGGCAAAGAAAAATCCAACGGCTGCAGTTACGCCCAAAGCTATAATTTTTTTCCCATCCAGCGGATGCCCAATATTTCCCTTGTCCCCAGTGAAAAAAAGGAGCAACTTAAGGATCTCATTTCAGGAGTGGAAGATGGGATATATATAATGGGGGATGGAAGTTGGAGCATCGATCAACAAAGATATAATTTCCAATTTGGTGGGCAACTCTTTTATGAGATTAAAAATGGAGAGATCCGACAAATGCTTCGAGACGTTATCTACCAAGGAAACACCCAGTCTTTTTGGAAATCCTGTGATGGAATTTGTGGCAAAGATGAATATAAACTGTGCGGGACTCTTTTTTGTGGGAAAGGAGAGCCTTCTCAATCTGCACCAGTTTCTCATGGAGCTGTTCCTGCTAGATTTAGAAATATCACAATACTAAATAGCCGTTTACATACATGA
- a CDS encoding GldG family protein, whose amino-acid sequence MKGVTVSHPLRFQLRINNILTILLMFAIVWIVNYLGYKYYYRKDFSKGGMYTLSSKTINVLKSLPEPVKIIVCLTNSKLQSDIDNLLKEYKYYGGNKIIIEHIDPALNLERAEALAKRLKFDLQENVIIFEYKNFHKFVNDNQLVEYDNSVAMFGQSPSIKAFKGEQQFTAAILSVVEGKPSKVYFLTGHGERNIDNYNQPGGYGIIATQIRKENMEPLTLNLLESGAVPEDAAVVVVAGPKNPLSPSEIQAITHYLDSKGKLIVLEGSNSNSGLEPLLSKYGIIFQNDKVVAIGRLVGGLGGEMLIDKAAGTHFADHPAVKPMIGYTLQLPDCRSIALSTDSSNPNVKKVTALVKTPEGFWGEVNWKEEERPKYDPGVDIPGPLILAAVYDGGEVPGKEGIHVFGTRIAAVGSSSFLANQNIKPDGVDFFINLLNWMLQKEMALGIAPKSVQEFGLSIPASQRQTVAMICLVTIPFAFLVLGVGMYFSRRR is encoded by the coding sequence ATGAAAGGAGTCACGGTGTCTCATCCTTTGAGATTTCAGCTTAGGATCAATAACATACTGACCATTTTATTGATGTTTGCCATAGTTTGGATAGTCAATTATTTGGGATATAAATATTATTATCGCAAGGACTTCTCCAAAGGGGGTATGTATACGCTTTCTTCCAAAACAATTAATGTTTTGAAGTCTTTACCGGAGCCAGTTAAAATTATCGTTTGTCTAACAAACTCAAAGCTTCAATCCGATATAGACAACCTCCTGAAGGAATATAAATATTATGGGGGCAACAAAATCATTATAGAGCATATCGATCCGGCATTAAATCTTGAAAGAGCGGAAGCACTAGCCAAAAGACTTAAATTTGATTTACAAGAAAATGTTATTATTTTCGAATACAAAAATTTTCATAAGTTTGTAAATGATAATCAACTAGTTGAGTATGATAATTCGGTAGCGATGTTTGGCCAATCCCCTTCCATTAAAGCATTTAAAGGGGAACAACAATTTACAGCAGCTATTTTATCTGTAGTAGAAGGGAAGCCGTCTAAGGTATACTTTTTGACAGGGCATGGGGAAAGAAATATAGACAATTACAATCAACCGGGAGGCTATGGGATTATTGCAACACAAATTCGTAAGGAAAATATGGAACCACTGACCCTGAATTTGCTGGAAAGTGGGGCTGTTCCAGAAGATGCTGCAGTTGTGGTCGTTGCTGGACCCAAAAATCCTCTCTCTCCTTCTGAAATCCAGGCCATAACCCATTACTTGGATTCCAAAGGCAAATTAATAGTTCTTGAAGGCTCAAACTCCAATTCAGGCTTAGAACCCTTGCTGTCAAAATACGGAATAATCTTTCAAAATGATAAAGTAGTTGCAATTGGAAGGCTAGTTGGAGGCCTTGGAGGAGAAATGCTGATCGATAAAGCAGCAGGGACCCATTTTGCCGATCATCCTGCGGTAAAGCCAATGATTGGCTATACCCTTCAGCTGCCTGATTGCCGCTCCATTGCCTTGTCGACGGATTCTTCTAATCCTAATGTCAAGAAAGTCACAGCCTTAGTAAAAACTCCAGAGGGATTTTGGGGTGAGGTGAATTGGAAAGAAGAAGAAAGACCCAAATATGACCCAGGGGTTGATATTCCTGGTCCTCTGATTTTAGCTGCTGTTTATGACGGTGGTGAAGTTCCTGGCAAGGAAGGGATTCATGTTTTCGGAACAAGGATTGCAGCCGTTGGATCTTCCTCCTTTCTTGCCAATCAGAATATAAAACCTGATGGGGTTGATTTTTTCATTAACTTGTTAAATTGGATGCTCCAGAAAGAAATGGCCCTAGGGATTGCTCCAAAATCTGTTCAGGAATTTGGATTAAGCATTCCAGCTTCCCAAAGACAGACCGTTGCTATGATTTGCTTGGTTACCATTCCTTTTGCATTTTTGGTACTTGGGGTAGGGATGTATTTTTCTAGAAGAAGATGA